The genome window CCGGGACGCTCTGATCTGTCCGCTCTCTACAGGCCCAGAAACTCGATGATGTGGCGCGCCACGGCGTCCGGCTGCTCGATGCAGGGCAGATGACCGGCGCCCGGAATGGCCATATAGCTGCCGTTCGGCAGCAGATCGGCCAAAGACGCGACCAGTTCCGTCGGCGTCGCCTTGTCTTCCGTGCCGCACAGGCACAGGGCCGGCACGGCAATCCGCGCGGTGTCTTCGGTCAGGTCGGCATCGCGGATTGCGGCGCAGATCCCGTTATAGCCCTGGGGCGGAATCGTCGTCAGCATGGCGTGCATTCCGGCATGTAGCGCCGGGTCGCGCGTCTTGAAGTCCGGACCGAACCACCGGTCCAGAACGGAATCCACAATCGCGGTCATCCCGCCGGTCTCCACGGTTTCGATCCGCGCATTCCAGATCTCGCGAGTCGCAATCACGTGCCCGGTGTCACAGAGCACCAGCTTTGAGAACCTTTCCGGCGCCTTTGCGGCGGCGCTCTGGGCAACCATGCCACCGACCGACAGGCCGACCAGCGCCACCTGGTCGAGCCCCAACCGATCCAGAATGCCCAACAGATCATCCCGCAGATCGGTCATCGCATAGGGGGCCTGCGGCGCACTGGTAAGCCCATGGCCGCGCATGTCGTAGCGCAGGATTCGGACTGAAGGCGGCAGGCGATCGACCACCCCGTCCCAGATGCGAAAATCCGTCCCCAGGGAATTCGCGAAGGCGACAACCGGCGCCCCGGCCGGACCTTCCAGCGATACGTGATGGGTCAAGTCGCCGATGGATTCGAAACGCATGCAATCCTCCCGTTCAAGCCAAAACATTTTAAGCTTGAAATAATTTTTGGAAAGTCCGACACTCCGCCGACCTTACCAGAATGGATTTCCCGGCCTGCTTCCGGCCGATCTCGGGATGAATCGATGGCTGCCTTCGCAACGACACGCAAGATTTTATTCCAGCACTGCGACCCGGCGGGGATCGTCTTCTACCCCCGCTACTTCGAACTGCTGAATGCGGTGGTGGAAGAATGGTTCGACCTGGAACTCGGTGTCCCGTTCTCGGAACTGCATGGGGCGCGGCACAGCGGAATTCCCACCGTGTCCATCGATGTCCAGTTCAAGCGCCCCAGCCGTCTGGGTGAGGAGATCACCATTGAATACGGGATCGAGAAGCTGGGGGGCGCCAGCCTGACCGCCCGCTTCGCCTTCCTGGGGCCGGAGGGCGAGGTGCGCCTGGAAGGAAGCCAGGTGCTGGTTCATACCGACCTGGAAGCCTTGAAGCCGACCCCCTTCCCCGATGACCTGCGCGAAAAGATGGCGCATTTCCTGTTGGATGAGGAACCGAATGATGAATGACATACTGCACCCGACCAATTGGAAGAAGGCCTCCGGCTATGCCAACGGGATTGCCGCACCGGCAAACGGCCGCACGCTCTATCTCGGCGGCCAGATCGGCTGGAACGGACAGCAGGAGTTTGAAAGCGACGATTTCATCGATCAGGTCCGGCAGACTCTGTCCAACATCGTCGCCATCCTGGCCGAAGCCGGTGCCGGTCCGGAGCATCTGGTGCGGCTGACCTGGTATGTCACTGACAAGAAGGAATACCTGACCCGCCTGCGGGAGGTCGGTGAGGCTTACCGTGCGGTCCTGGGGCGTAACTTCCCGGCGATGACCATGGTTCAGGTAGTCGCGCTTGTGGAGGACCGCGCCAAGGTCGAGATCGAGGCAACGGCCGTTCTCCCCGCCTGACGAGAGTCCAGCGCACCCGATGTTTCGCTGCGCTGCACTGTCCGACTTGACCGGGGCCGCGTTTCCGGCCACACATCCGGAACGCCCGAGTCGCGGCGGGACTTTCCTCGGATGGGCACGCTGCCATGCTTTGGACGCTTTCTCTCGGGCTGATGATCGGGATGCAGCATGCGCTGGAGGCGGATCACGTCGCCGCCGTATCCTGCATCGCCGCCCGCGAACGATCCGTCCGGAAGATCGTCCGCCACGGCGCGGTCTGGGGTGTCGGCCATACGGTCACACTGATGCTCGTGGCGGGTGGGGCAATCCTGCTGGGGGCCTCGCTTCCCGACCGGTTTGCGGTAGCCCTCGAAATGCTGGTCGGGGTCATGCTGGTGGCGTTGGGCATCCATGTCCTTGTTCGCCTGATCCGGGAACGGGTCCATTTTCACCGGCATCGCCATTCCGACGGCACGGTTCATCTCCACGCCCATTCCCATGATCAGGACATAACGGCCGGCGCGCCGCATCTGCCGGCCCACGACCACGATCATCCGCAAGGCCTGCCCTGGCGTACCCTCGCGATCGGCATGACCCACGGCCTCGCGGGGTCGGCGGCTCTGCTGGTGCTGACCGCGGCCGGGCTGCAGTCACCCTGGATGGGCGTACTGTACGTTCTGTTGTTCGGGGTTGGATCCGTGCTCGGCATGGCCGTGCTGTCGGCCCTGATGGCGGTCCCGCTGGCCTGGACCGCCAGGGCGATGACCTGGACCCATCGCGGGCTTCAGGGCCTCGCGGGCGGGGCGACCGCCGCGCTGGGCCTCTGGATCGCCGTGGAATCGGTTGGCCGCCTCTGACACCGGTCAGCTGTTGGCCGCCAGACAGGTCGCGATGGAGTTCGCCAGGGATTCGATGGTGGCGAAATAGTGGTTTGGCCCCGCCGGTGCGTCCACACCATGCGGATCCAGTTGACCGACCCCGGCGGAACTTCCCTCCGCCGCTACCTTTACAACCTTCTCCGAAAATTGCGGCTCCGTGAAGATGCAGGCGACATTCAGCCGCTTCAGTTTGTCCTGGATTTCGCGCACCCGTTCCGCACTGGGCGGTGTTTCGGGGTTCACGGTCACCGAACCGACGGCGGTCAGCTCAAAGCGGTGCTCGAAATACTGATAGGCATCATGAAAGACCGCATAAGGGACGCCCTTCGCATCGGCGAGCTGGGCGTGCACATTCTCGACCAGCGCATTTAGCCTGTCGGTCATGTCAGCCGCGTTACGGCGGTATGTCTCCGCATGATTCGGATCGACCTGAGACAGGGTCGCCGCAATTTCCCGCACCATCACAACGGCGTTGCGCGGATCAAGCCAGACATGCGGATCGAACTGCGACAGGGCGTGGTCGTCATGGCCGTGCTCCTTATGAGCATGGTCGTCGTGGGCGTGGTCATCATGGGCGTGTTCGTCATGGGCATGATCGCCGTGCCCTTGCCCCTCATGGGCATGTCCCTCGTCAGCATGCTCGTCGTGATCATGGTCATCATGTCCGTGGTCAGCATGATCGTGGTCGTGCCCCTCAAAGTCCGCCTCTTCCCGGAAACGGAGCAGTTGCATCCCCTGGGCTTCGATGAGTGCGACGCGCCTTACCGTGTCCGGCAGGGTGTCGATCGGGCGATCCAGCGATGTTTCCAGGGCCTGTCCGATCCAGAAAACGGCATCGGCCTCGTTCATCGCCGCAACATGTGACGGCTTCAGGGAAAATCCATGGGGCGAGGACAGGCCGTCGATAATCAGTGTCGGCTCCCCCACACCGTCCATCACGCCGGCCACCAGGGAATGGAGCGGCTTGATCGACGCCACGACCTTCGGGGCCTCTTCCGCATGAGACACGCCAACAGCCAGAATCGCGACTGCTGTGAATGTGGCAGTCAAACCGCGCTGAAGCGTTTCGATCATGGCGACCCCTTCCCAGGACACTGAAATGTTATACTGTTACATAGATTGCGTGATGATATAACGTATGCTATCCGAACGCGTCAACGCCGTATTGAGGCTCCGCCTGCCAAGGGCGGCGCTCTCCGGCGGCGAGATTGCTTCAGGATAGCTCCATGGCCGATAGTGCAACTGCGGTGGCGTCCCTTTCGCCCCGAGACGATCAGGTATCCGCCAATGAAACGAGGGCGGGGTCGCCCTTGGTCGAGGCCGTCGATATCGGTGTTCGAGGCGGTGGCCGCTGGCTGATCCGACATATCGATCTGTCCGTCCGGCCCGGCGAGATCGTCACCGTCATCGGCCCCAACGGCTCCGGCAAATCGACACTGGTCAAGACAGTCCTGGGCGTTCTCCGTCCTGCGGAAGGCAAGGTCGCGCGAAAATCCGGCCTGCGTGTCGGCTACGTGCCGCAGCGCCTCAGCGTCGACTGGACCCTGCCGCTAACAGTGGACAGGCTGATCCGGTTGACCGGACCGGTGCCCGAAGGCGAACGCAAGGCGGCCCTGGAGGCCGTCGGGATCCCTCATCTGGCGCGTGCGGAGGTTCGCACCCTTTCCGGCGGCGAGTTTCAGCGCGCCCTTCTGGCCCGGGCGATCGCCCGCAAGCCGGACCTGCTGGTCCTCGACGAACCGGTGCAGGGCGTCGACGTCGCCGGAGAGGTCGCCCTGTATGCCCTGATCGACGAGATCCGGCACAAGACCGGCTGCGGCATTCTGATGATTTCCCACGACCTGCACGTCGTGATGGCCGCGACCGACACCGTCTTGTGTCTGAACGGGCATGTGTGCTGCAGCGGCACGCCGCAAAGCGTCGCCGAGGACCCGGCCTATCGTGCCCTGTTCGGTGCCCGGGCCGCCGCGTCGATTGCAGTCTATGCCCATCATCACGACCACACCCATCTTCCCGACGGTCGGGTGCGACACGCCGACGGGTCCATCGCGGACGGCTGCCATCACGACATCCAACATGACGGTCACGAACACGCGGCACCCGATCCGCGGACGCATTCCGGAAAGGAAGGCCGCCCATGACCTTTCTGGACGATTTCTTCACCCGCGCCCTGATCGCCGGCATCGGCGTCGCGGTGGTCGCCGGACCGCTTGGCTGCTTCGTGGTCTGGCGGCGCCTTGCCTATTTCGGTGACACCCTGTCCCACTCGGCCTTGCTCGGTGTCGCCATGGCCTTCCTCATTGAGGTCGACATGGTGCTGGGCGTCTTCGGCATTTCCGCCCTGATCGCCGTCAGCCTCTTGGTCCTGCAACGGCGCGCCGAATTGTCTTCCGATTCCATCCTGGGGCTTCTGTCGCATTCCGCCCTTGCCCTCGGCATGGTCGCTATCGCGGTGCTGACAACCATTCGGGTCGACCTGATCGGTGTCCTGTTCGGTGACATTCTGGCTGTCTCGCAGATGGACATTGCGATCATCTATGGCGGGGGCGCGCTCATTCTCGCCGTGCTGATCGCCATCTGGCGCCCGTTGTTCGCCGCCACGGTCAATCGCGAACTGGCGGAGGCCGAGGGCGTCGGACCGGCCCGCGCCGATCTGATCTTCATGCTGCTGATGGCGGTCGCGGTGGCCATTGCGATCAAGGTCGTCGGCGCCCTGCTGATTACCGCCCTGCTGATCATTCCGGCCGCCACCGCGCGCCGTCTTGCCGTCGGTCCGGAAAGTATGGCCGTCCTTGCCGCCGCGATCGGCGCCCTGTCTGTGATCGTGGGACTCTACAGTTCCCTTTCCTTCGACACGCCGTCCGGACCATCGATCGTGGTCGCCGCGACGTTCGCCTTTCTGGTAAGCTTGGCATTGCCACCGCTGGCGGGAATACTGCGGCGGCCGGAAAGGGAGAATTCAGGTTCATGAGTGAGGGCCATCGCACATTGACGAAGAACGAGGCGCTCGTCTTCGGGGCGCTCCGCAAGTCGGACCAGCCGATGAGCGCCTATGCCCTGCTGGACCTCCTGCGGGACTCCGGATTGCGGGCGCCTGTGCAGGTCTACCGCGCGCTCGACCGCCTTGTGGAATTCGGCATGGCGCACCGTCTGGAGAGCTTGAACGCCTTCGTTGCCTGCAACCACCCGGACTGCGACGACACCGGACAGGCCGCCTTTGCAATCTGCGAAGGGTGCGGCAAGGTCACGGAATTCACCGATCCCGCCCTGGAAACACGACTGGCCGATTGGGCCGACCAGGCGTCCTTCATTCCGAACCGCACAACGGTGGAACTGCGTGGCCACTGCGCGGACTGTGCCGGGCGCCGCTGAACATCCCGCCGCTTGCGGCCCTGGTTGGGGTCAGGCTGCCGTCGCCGGGAGCGAAAACAACTCCGTCGCCACACCATCGGCCTCATATCCGCGGAGTGCGATCGACCCCGCACCCGCATCCAGAACGGCCGCCATGCGTGTATCGCGGTTCAACACCGGCTCCCGCACCCAGTGCAGGGGATTGGCGTCCTCTCCGGGCCCTCTGATCATGGCGCGCCGGGCAGCGTTTTCCCGGCCGCGGGGCCGCCCCCCCAAATCGGGACTGAGCCAGTCGTTGGCGACTGCTTCCGGAGCCTCATGGATTCGCGCCTCGGTCCCCAGATGTTCGATGACGCAGCCCTCGCCGGATCGCGCGCCCGCAAGGGAATACAATGCCGGCAGTGCTATCGGCGTGTTGCGGACCATTGCCACGGCGGCCTCATAGTCCGAGCAGGTCTCGAACACGCGCCGGGCAAGATGGGCCGGTGGCAGGAAACGGCTGCGCCCGACCCGAATCCGGTCGTGCAGCCAGCCCGCGGGGGCCGGCCAGCCCCGTTTCAGACGCATGGGCGCCTGGTTGATGGCCAGGGAAAAGCGCCCCGGCGCCATCCCGGTGATCACACCGGAAAATCCGGGCCAGGTGATGTTGTAGAAGTCCCCGGTCGGGCCGGTCTGCAGCGCGACGATCAGTTCACGGCCAAGCCCGTCGAAAGGCCAGTCCAACGTCCGCCGCATGGACATGCTGCCTGTCGATGACGGCTCGACGGCTGTCGTGCATCCCCATTCATAGCAGAAATTCATGAACCAGACGCCGCGTGGCATCCCCGCCGCCAGAACAGCAATTTCTTCACAATAGGGATTATTGGCACGGACCGCCCAACGCGCGCTGCGCCCGTCGAAAAAAGTCACCACCGGCGGCGACATCTTCCGGCGACCGGCCGCCAGCAGCCGATGCGCGCCTTCCCGGTGGTCGCGGTACAGCACGGCCGCGCCGCCATCGCGAATATCGACCAACGGAATCCTGACCAGACTCATGACCCGCCCACCATCCATGAACGGTGCGCATCCTAGCAGAACGGCAATTCCGCTCAAGCCGAGGGCCCGTCCAGGCTCGCCAAACGTTCAATTTGTCGGATTGGTGCCCCCGGGGAGACTCGAACTCCCACTTCCGTAAGGAAAACAGATTTTGAGTCTGCCGCGTCTACCAGTTCCGCCACAGGGGCCTCGACCGGGTGATAGGCGAAATCGCCTTGGGCGGCAACCGGTTTCGCGATAATCCGGAAAAGAAGGCTCGCCACGGAAGGTGCGCCTGCGTTAACCTTGGCGAATCGTGGTGAGGGGACCGTTCGAAACGATGTCGGAAACGGCAAACAGTGCTGTACGCCAGGGCGGTCGACGCGACGACGACCAAGCTGCGGAACTGCTGCGTGAGGCCGCATCGGAGATCACGCAGGGACTGCTGGTCGTCGATGGCGATCTGACAATTGTCTTCGTCAACAACCCCTATCGCGACTTTTTCGGTTTCTCGCCGGATGATCCGGCTGTCCAGCCGGGCGCCCCCTTGGAAGAAATGCTCCACGCGCTGGCCTCTCGCGGGGAATATGGTGGCGACGAACCTGACAGTTATGTCGAGGAGCGTCTCCGCCCGGTCCGCGAGCGCGCGGAATACACTGCGGAGCGTCGGCTCAGCAGCGGCCGCTACGTCGAGATCAGCGGCCATCCGCTGTCCAACGGCGGTTATGTCTTCACCTTCACGGATGTCACCGATCGTGTCGCGGAAAAGGAACGTCTCGATCGCCTTGTCCGGGACCGCACGGAAGAACTGCACGAGGCCAACAAGAAGCTGATCGATGGCATCGAGTATGCCCGCCTGATCCAGACAGGGATCCTGCCGCAGAAATCCTTCTTCGACAGTCAGGTCGGGCCCAACTTCCTGCTGTTCAGGCCGGCGGACATCGTCGGTGGTGACTTCTATATCGGCGTCAAGACCGACTACGGCACCTATATCGGTCTCGGCGATTGCACCGGTCACGGGGTACCGGGCGCCATGATGACGATGATGGCGGCCTCCGTCTGCCGCCGCGCCATCAACGAGACCGGGGTCGGCGGGCCCGCGGCCGTGATGATGGCCATCGACCGGATCGTGCGCATCAACCTGCATCAGACCGAAGCACAGGTTGGACCGGATAATGGTCTGGAACTGACCCTCTGCCTTGTGGAATCCGATCTCGGCCGGGTCCGCATCGCCGGTGCGGGCCTGGACGCCTTTGTTCAGAAACAGAACGACATCGAGCGAATCCGGGGAACGAAACACGGGCTTGGCTATGGCCGTCAGACCAGTTCGGCGACCCTGATCCAGGAAGCCGTCTTCACGGACCGGGAAGCGGAGCGAATCTTTCTGACCTCCGACGGTATTCTGGACCAGGCCGGCGGAGACAAGGGCTACGGCTACGGCCGGCGCCGCCTGACCGATGCCCTGAAGCAGGGCACCGGATTGCCGATCGAGGAACAGGGCGCGCTTCTCGCCGCGGATGTCGAGACCTACAGCAAGGGACATGTGCAGCGCGACGATCTTGCGGTGCTTGGCTTTTGTCTGAAGCAGGACCGGCCGCCCGCACGAAGAACTTCGG of Alphaproteobacteria bacterium contains these proteins:
- a CDS encoding PAS-domain containing protein, with translation MSETANSAVRQGGRRDDDQAAELLREAASEITQGLLVVDGDLTIVFVNNPYRDFFGFSPDDPAVQPGAPLEEMLHALASRGEYGGDEPDSYVEERLRPVRERAEYTAERRLSSGRYVEISGHPLSNGGYVFTFTDVTDRVAEKERLDRLVRDRTEELHEANKKLIDGIEYARLIQTGILPQKSFFDSQVGPNFLLFRPADIVGGDFYIGVKTDYGTYIGLGDCTGHGVPGAMMTMMAASVCRRAINETGVGGPAAVMMAIDRIVRINLHQTEAQVGPDNGLELTLCLVESDLGRVRIAGAGLDAFVQKQNDIERIRGTKHGLGYGRQTSSATLIQEAVFTDREAERIFLTSDGILDQAGGDKGYGYGRRRLTDALKQGTGLPIEEQGALLAADVETYSKGHVQRDDLAVLGFCLKQDRPPARRTSVGG
- the pcaD gene encoding 3-oxoadipate enol-lactonase; the encoded protein is MRFESIGDLTHHVSLEGPAGAPVVAFANSLGTDFRIWDGVVDRLPPSVRILRYDMRGHGLTSAPQAPYAMTDLRDDLLGILDRLGLDQVALVGLSVGGMVAQSAAAKAPERFSKLVLCDTGHVIATREIWNARIETVETGGMTAIVDSVLDRWFGPDFKTRDPALHAGMHAMLTTIPPQGYNGICAAIRDADLTEDTARIAVPALCLCGTEDKATPTELVASLADLLPNGSYMAIPGAGHLPCIEQPDAVARHIIEFLGL
- a CDS encoding RidA family protein; the encoded protein is MNDILHPTNWKKASGYANGIAAPANGRTLYLGGQIGWNGQQEFESDDFIDQVRQTLSNIVAILAEAGAGPEHLVRLTWYVTDKKEYLTRLREVGEAYRAVLGRNFPAMTMVQVVALVEDRAKVEIEATAVLPA
- a CDS encoding sulfite exporter TauE/SafE family protein encodes the protein MLWTLSLGLMIGMQHALEADHVAAVSCIAARERSVRKIVRHGAVWGVGHTVTLMLVAGGAILLGASLPDRFAVALEMLVGVMLVALGIHVLVRLIRERVHFHRHRHSDGTVHLHAHSHDQDITAGAPHLPAHDHDHPQGLPWRTLAIGMTHGLAGSAALLVLTAAGLQSPWMGVLYVLLFGVGSVLGMAVLSALMAVPLAWTARAMTWTHRGLQGLAGGATAALGLWIAVESVGRL
- a CDS encoding metal ABC transporter ATP-binding protein, whose product is MADSATAVASLSPRDDQVSANETRAGSPLVEAVDIGVRGGGRWLIRHIDLSVRPGEIVTVIGPNGSGKSTLVKTVLGVLRPAEGKVARKSGLRVGYVPQRLSVDWTLPLTVDRLIRLTGPVPEGERKAALEAVGIPHLARAEVRTLSGGEFQRALLARAIARKPDLLVLDEPVQGVDVAGEVALYALIDEIRHKTGCGILMISHDLHVVMAATDTVLCLNGHVCCSGTPQSVAEDPAYRALFGARAAASIAVYAHHHDHTHLPDGRVRHADGSIADGCHHDIQHDGHEHAAPDPRTHSGKEGRP
- a CDS encoding thioesterase family protein, coding for MAAFATTRKILFQHCDPAGIVFYPRYFELLNAVVEEWFDLELGVPFSELHGARHSGIPTVSIDVQFKRPSRLGEEITIEYGIEKLGGASLTARFAFLGPEGEVRLEGSQVLVHTDLEALKPTPFPDDLREKMAHFLLDEEPNDE
- a CDS encoding zinc ABC transporter substrate-binding protein — encoded protein: MIETLQRGLTATFTAVAILAVGVSHAEEAPKVVASIKPLHSLVAGVMDGVGEPTLIIDGLSSPHGFSLKPSHVAAMNEADAVFWIGQALETSLDRPIDTLPDTVRRVALIEAQGMQLLRFREEADFEGHDHDHADHGHDDHDHDEHADEGHAHEGQGHGDHAHDEHAHDDHAHDDHAHKEHGHDDHALSQFDPHVWLDPRNAVVMVREIAATLSQVDPNHAETYRRNAADMTDRLNALVENVHAQLADAKGVPYAVFHDAYQYFEHRFELTAVGSVTVNPETPPSAERVREIQDKLKRLNVACIFTEPQFSEKVVKVAAEGSSAGVGQLDPHGVDAPAGPNHYFATIESLANSIATCLAANS
- a CDS encoding Fur family transcriptional regulator — translated: MSEGHRTLTKNEALVFGALRKSDQPMSAYALLDLLRDSGLRAPVQVYRALDRLVEFGMAHRLESLNAFVACNHPDCDDTGQAAFAICEGCGKVTEFTDPALETRLADWADQASFIPNRTTVELRGHCADCAGRR
- a CDS encoding metal ABC transporter permease — translated: MTFLDDFFTRALIAGIGVAVVAGPLGCFVVWRRLAYFGDTLSHSALLGVAMAFLIEVDMVLGVFGISALIAVSLLVLQRRAELSSDSILGLLSHSALALGMVAIAVLTTIRVDLIGVLFGDILAVSQMDIAIIYGGGALILAVLIAIWRPLFAATVNRELAEAEGVGPARADLIFMLLMAVAVAIAIKVVGALLITALLIIPAATARRLAVGPESMAVLAAAIGALSVIVGLYSSLSFDTPSGPSIVVAATFAFLVSLALPPLAGILRRPERENSGS